The nucleotide sequence GAAGTGCGCGCGCCGCAGAATTTCCCGTGGGACCAGGCCGACCTCACCGTCAAACTGCCGCGCGCAAAGTTCGCGCAGCTTGGCGTCACCTATCCCGACGGCCGCGCGCTGCCGAACGACGACCTGCCGGCGTCGCTGCTCTTGCCGATGGGCCGCACCGGACCGGCGTTTCTCGCCTACGCAAATTTCGCCGCCTATACCGAGTGGAACAACTCGCTGATCTATTCAACCACCGCGGGCTATCTCGCCAGCCGAATCGCCGGCGCAGCGCCGATGCGGCAGCCATCCACGCCTGTCGCGCAATTGCCACTCAACGAGCTCAAGGAGCTGCAGCAGCTCTTGGTGCGCGCGGGCTTCAATGTCGGCAAGGTCGATGGCGTGATGGGGCAGTTGAGCCGCACGGCTGTGAAGGCGATGCAAGTGAAGTACGGCTTGCCGGCGGATTCCTGGCCGACGGCGGAGCTGTTGGCGCGGATGCGCGGGCCGGGCGTGCAGGCGCAGCCGGCGGGCATGGTGATGCCGGCGGCGCGGTGAACGAACTGCTCGTAGCCCGGATCGAGCGCAGCGAAATCCGGGACGGTGCCGCGTGCGCAGAACCCCGGATTGCGCGGAGCCTGTCATCGGGCGCGCATTCGCGCGACCCGTTGGCTCCATCTGGACTACAGGCCGTGAAATAATTGACCGCAATCGCCACACCGCAAGTGTTGTATTTTCCCGCGCGCCGCCCCATCTCGCAAAAACACCTCACCCTCCTTGAGGCAGTTAATCCCCATCACGAAAAGAGCATCACATGTCTTTCCATGACTTGACCGTGCCCGCCTTCCTGCAGATTCTCGGCAGCCTTTCCAGCCTGCTCACCAAGGCGGAAGCGCATTGCAAGGCGAAGAACATCCAGCCCGAGGTGCTGCTCAATGCCCGGCTTTACCCGGACATGTATCCGCTGACGCGGCAGGTGCAGACGGCCTGCGACTTCGCCGCAAAGACCTGCGCGCGCCTCACCGGCAGCGAGGTGCCACAGACGCCGGACACGGAAAAGAGTTTTGAAGAGCTGCAGCAGCGGATCGGGAAAGCGATCGACTATGTGAAGTCGTTCAAGCCGGCGCAGTTCGACGGCGGCGACACGCGGGAGGTGACGTTTCCCATTGGCCCGAGCAACACCATGACGATGAAGGGCCGGCAATATCTCGTCAGCTTCGCCTTCCCGAACTTCTATTTCCATGCCGCCACCGCCCACGGCATTTTGCGCCACAACGGCGTCGAGATCGGCAAGCGGGATTTTCTCGGGGTGAGGTAACCCTTAGCTCAGGAACCGTAGGATGGGCAAAGCGAAGCCGTGCCCACCAGTCCGCGCGAGGAGCTAGATGGTGGGCACGGCGCCTGTGTGCCTTTGCCCACCCTACAAAACCTTACCGCATCGTGATCGCCAGGCCGCTGAGGTCGGCGTTCGCCATCAATCCCACCTGGTGGCCGGTCAACTCCAGCACCGCGCCCTTCTGGTTGGTCAGCACGATCGCGCGCGCGCCGCGGCCTATCGCAAGGCCCGCGCCGGCCGCGCCATAGACGCCGGCAACGTCGGAGGGGCGATAGATGTTGCTGACGCGGCCGCGCAGTATCGTCTTCGAGCCGCCGAACACGAAGCCGTAATCCAGCCCGCCGGTCGACAGCGGGTATCGCCGTCCGCGGAAATCCAGCACGCCGCTGCCGCCGGAGCCGCCGATCACCCACCCCGCCTTGTAGATCGTGAGTTGCACGAAACCTTCGTCGGCACGCGCGGCGGAGGACAGCGTGACGCCGGCAATGGCCGCAAGCGCGAGCACGGCGGCACGAAGGGCGGATGGCATCTTCATCGATATCTTCTCCAGGGGAATTGGCGGGCCAGCGTACGGCGCCGATTGAGTCGTGATCGGCGGATTGTACCCTATCGGCCGGATGGGAAAAGTGCATTGATGCCACGAGCATCGGCGCACCGCGGCGGCCCCGACACAATTTCATCGAGATCTGCCGGGTATCGGCGCGGCAATAGCTGCCCAAGCGAACAAAATTATCTCCCCTGTGAACTGGATTACCCTCGCCGCGATCATTTCGCGCTAGCTACTCGCCCGGGGATTTCCTCGCACCGGCGCCATGCCTTTTTAAGACCTATCGGCGGGTCGCAAGCGCCGCGCCGCTGCCTTTCCAGCGAGGCAGCGGCGCGTTAGAGCGGGAT is from Bradyrhizobium sp. AZCC 2176 and encodes:
- a CDS encoding DUF1993 domain-containing protein, translating into MSFHDLTVPAFLQILGSLSSLLTKAEAHCKAKNIQPEVLLNARLYPDMYPLTRQVQTACDFAAKTCARLTGSEVPQTPDTEKSFEELQQRIGKAIDYVKSFKPAQFDGGDTREVTFPIGPSNTMTMKGRQYLVSFAFPNFYFHAATAHGILRHNGVEIGKRDFLGVR